The DNA region GAATTGGTGGATTCaatgttggaaaatttggacatcacatatataataaggataattacatgttattatttactatcatgatagtttagcccaaattaaaagtgatctaatttggttagaattttattgggattttaattattaaataaagtatgggtcaaatatgtatagatactcttctaatcaaattctaattaatgatgggttaattagaatttgattagaactaatatgctaaggttataaatattaaggTTATAGTCctcaaattatacacaagatattTTCTCtaatatctcattataggaaatagagagcagatattctctgaatttcttgtgtgctaatttggaagatcaaatccccaagtcccagaaagtttcaaggaatccatggattcaggtatgattccgcatctagttttgttcttgatttattcttaatgatttgacatgacagatcctggtttattaagttatattgtagatttattttataaattctaacatTCAACACCATCATGGACATGGTTTGCTCCACCAAagaatgtaaaagtttaaggggtTGGATGTCGGTGTCAAATATGATATTTGTCTCACACCTATAAGATCATTTTCTTAAAAAGTTTGTCCATGTATTTGGAGTGTTCTTGGAGTTGGAGAATCATATCCCTTTACCCATGTTTGAATGTATATCAGATATGAGTGTCAAATATGCATTCTTCTAGCAAAATAAGATGTAGCAGCAGCACATATTTGGGCACTTGGAACATGATGATCCAACATGATGTATGATCCATGTATTAAAAGTTTGTAATTTCAGGTAACTTTTTCTGAAATCACAGgccttgttgttgttgttgttgatgtTGAGAAGAACCTAATTATATGAGAAGCTCACAAATCTGAATGAGTTTCAAGTTCAGAAGTGGGATCATAAGAGACAGAAAGATTCGAAGTTCAAACATCTCGCATACATACTTCCATTACCTTAACAACATGGTTAAACATAGATATCAATACAAATATAACAGATAGAAACTCTTCTTAGACATCATTTTTAATGGCAGAACTGTATCCAGTTTGATCATCATAGTACTTAGACCACAGCATCACGCCTCCATACTTGGCAGAACCTTTGATGGCAGGGAGTACTTGAGAAGTTAGATCGGATATAGGGATAAATCCGCTACCAGCTGCCTCAGGTGATGCTGGGAGTCCTAAGAAAATTTTGGTAGCCGGAACATCGTTAGTCCATTGCTTCCATGCTTGTTCAAGGTTTGTAATATCACCATCTGTGCATTGGCATTGAGGGTTGTTATAGAATTGTACCCAAACATAGTCAAAAAGGCCAGTTTTAAGGGCACCCCCAACCCAAGCATCAGGGAATGGACACTGAGGGGCTGCTGTCAAGTATACTTTCTTGCCTTGTTGGCTATACCCGGAGAGATACTTCGCAAGATCATCCCAATGTTGGTTCGTTCCACCttcaatatcaaaatcaattCCGTCCAAAATGGCATCACCGAAAGGTCGAGAGGCCGATTGTCCCCTCAAGAAATTGTTCCACAAGTAGGCCGCAACCTGTCTGGCATCGTCGGATGAGGCAAGGAAATAGCTCCCTGCTCCTCCTCCTAGTGAAAGTATTACTTTAATCCCTTGTGCTTGACATGATTTGATGTCTGAGCTTAAATTAGTGCATCCATTGCTATAAGGATCACAATGACCAGCAAGGTTGATCATTGGAGTCTGGCCATTGCCAAATGTTGGAAGGAATGCTAAGTTCACAAAGTCATAGTTGCCGGTTGCACATGTCTCTGCCAATGTGCCCTCGTCACTGTTCTGACCCCAGTAGATTGCAATGCCACCAGCATCGATACCGGTAACTAGCACCAGAATCACTGAGGTGGCAAATGCAAGTAAGATTGCAGACTTAATAGCCATCTTTCTTTGCTAGTATTGGAATCGTTTTGTATGCTTAAAGTGTTCATCAAAGCATCCTTTTATAGGTGAAAATGCTTATCAGAAACCAAATAAGATATTAAATTCTTTGAATGACTGCTCAAATATACAAGAAATGAACCTTTTTCAAGGCATTGTTCGCTATTTTGGTGGCTTATGATTGTCTCTTTTTCCTTTAAATTGTTGCTGTTAGATTGGCATTGTCAGTTTATCATATTAGACATAGATATATATTTACATTGCATTAAATGTAATTGCTggtaattttatttatcattttcaatATATTGGACGGAGATATATCTTTTAGAATATCAAATTTAAACTGATAAAATTAAGGGTGCagattaaattttaaactcatttgaCTCTTGCTTTGTCACTGTAAGTATATAGAGTATGATGAtactaagccattgtctgtataCAAACAAAACCTTCATAGATGACAAAAGCTACAAACATTGAAGTATATGTACATGAATTAGTAGCCAATAAAGTGGTCATCAACTCGCCGTtcaattgtaaaaaattatatgcAAAGTAATGGCAAGAGTATGAGCGTATGatcccaaataataataataactagtaTGGTTCCATACGACGTTTCGTCATGGTCCATTATTTTTTTTTGATCAAACTATAGAGTAAAAATTTGAAAGAGAGGATATTAAAAGTTTGAATGGGGCTGCGTTTTTCAACTGTAAGAGCCGATGTTGTGAAGTAAAATCCGACAGATTCACATTGGAAAAAGCTAAATAGATGGAATGAATGAGCTGCCATGAGTAAGGAAAATGTCAACGGTGGAGTATTTATAGGAAGTTGTTATTATAGGGCTACACAGGGGTGTTTGGAGAGGCAATAATACTACAATGAAACCTCCTAAGGCTACAAATAATAAAAGTAACGAAGCATGTTCTGAGGAATTTGCGGAAGGAGGGAAAGGCCAACGTTGAAGGACGAAAGGAAGAGGCTGGTGATGGGAGACTTAAAAGTCTAAAGCAaatcaatttgataaaattatgccaaattaaaacaaataattaaatcttaaattcacAAAATCAGAATCAAGCTGCTCAAGGAGAAGGATTGGGTGAAACAGCACCAACAAAAGTGCAATGATTCCATACTTTATGCACTTTTTGATAAAATTACCGATGTATCAATATTTTTGAAGGAAGGGAGTCCAAGAGTTCTCTTCACCAATGCTTCATGATATACTAGACCCAAATTCGCAAGCTGATAACATTCATTCGTGACAGTTCCCAACTTTCAATATGCTATTGAAAACTTGGATAATACAATGCAAGTTCATCTTGCTCTGATTCTAACAATCATTTGCCTAGTTTTGGATCAACATCTCCTGCATTCACTGCTCCACTTGCCATTATGACCACAATTGCTAGTGTACCataaaccttcaaacttgccatTGCAGCCTATAGGAAAttaatggttttatttttattgtgcTTGGCAGGAAACTTTTGGTGTTGCTACAACAATTTGCTGACAACGACAAGGTTCATTTATAGGCTATGATAATGGAGGCGACATGTAGTTAATTAAAGCCCCTCGGAAGAATTTAAGTACACTTCATTTATCACTTGacgtttttgttttttttttttaaaaaaaacttaagtcAATTGAGGTTCGCTGCCCGCTGGTGGGTTGTCAGCTATCCATGGTTAGCTGTAATGTATAGTTCGCTGAAATGTTGGCTCCAGTGTCAGGCATCATTTGAGTATACATGAGGTCCACAAGGTTTGCAGCCTGAACTCAATGTTGCGATATTGCTCTGTTGAAATTGCGATATTTAGTAATTGTCTCCAAAGTCGCTTCCAGCATAAGCCATGGCCACTGCTTCGTCTATTTTTGCCTTTTTAACTTTCATTTGTTACCAATGGTTTGCGACGACTTTGGTAAGTTTAGATAGAACCTGGATGAGAAGCATAAATGCTTCTAAAAGGTTTTAAATCTAATTTGTTCTATTGAATGCATGGTCCAAACCTAAATTGTTGTTGAATGATTTCTATTCAGTGATGAGTTAAAATTGTAGTTGCTTCGACAAGTAATTTGATGTCACACATTTGGATTTGACGATCAGGTTAAATATTGGATGTCACAATATGTGTAttatgtaaatttatttttcaagatTTTAGTATTCTTTTCTAGTTTGGTttctattttataaaagttacaagACCATGAGAATAGCATTTGCTTTGATTGCAAATATTGGAGAGTTTCTATAACATCCCTCACCAATCTTGACATCTAGTCCAAATGGAAGATACCATCAGAGCATAAATATATTGCAAaacaaatcttgaattttttttaaagaaatcaaaCTTTGAAATAGTTTAATAGAACCATTGGATTTAGATCCATAAAACTATTTAGAAACATTTAGTGGATGGTTGGAAATGTTCGAGATtaagggccagttcttcattgcttttgaaaagtgctgtggaaaagtgctgtggaaaagtacttttgagaagtacttttaagaagtgttttagaaaaatttaagtgtttgatattgctgtcaaaaagtacttttgaaaagtaaaatgttcattttagacatgatattataaagtaataaatatatatttaaataatgttcaaattagttaatattatgatattttagtaaaaatataaaaaataatttattataacttattgttaatattttaatatataatattaattttaaatatttctaagtaattaatattaattatttattaaatttaatttgaatatataaactatatttaaatatttaaatataataattaaatatttgtaattagatattggcACAAttgtatcattttaaaaaatattttttatttttaattaatgcttttaacacatttgtaaaactcatattaaataaccaagaaagagaacacaaaataatagcatcaaatacattttaaatcaaaaagtaaggttaaaaaggtaaaataacagTCAAAAGTGCTTTTTGGCTAAAAAGCTAAAATTTACTGCTTTTTCATCTCTAAAAAAGTTCAtcccaaaagttaaaaaaattgccTCAATGATATGTATTCTTCATTGCTTTTAAGAGAAAAGTACTTTTTTTAGCAAAAATTTATCTCAAAAGCAATGGAGAACACACCCTAAGTATGAGCTTTGGTGGGCTGAAACATTACTAATTGTGCAATGATACAAAATCAAGAGTTATGtatctatacatatatactaTGTACTGATACTTTAAGTAATGTGTCGATACGTAAGTCACAATTTATTAacgaattataaaaatatgtcgCATTGACCACAACCATGAATCAATACCACacatccatataaacttttcacTAAACATCCGCTAACTAAGCATGAATCATATTTAAATTATCAACATTTCTAAGCTAAATCAagcaatttaaacacataaaaaaaaaataaaaaaagtgaatTAAGCTAGCACAAACGGAAAACCATCATGCCTCAATGATATTCCCCTTTCCTTTGCTTTTGGAATTCCCTCCACTGTTTTTTGCTTCAAATTAACATTGACATAATAAATCAAGTTAGAACAACAAGACTTAACAATCAATGCCTCTAAAATCGAACAAAAACATGCAATGCGACCAAGTGATATATTTTCCCGCTTTAATGCCTATTCTCGAGAACACTAACCAAAACTTATCACACCTCAAATCTAACCTTGGTTTCACTCTTATAAActtaaatataactttaaaacacaaaaatcattctTAGCAACAACCTTTTAGTTTAGT from Gossypium hirsutum isolate 1008001.06 chromosome A04, Gossypium_hirsutum_v2.1, whole genome shotgun sequence includes:
- the LOC107949334 gene encoding acidic endochitinase, giving the protein MAIKSAILLAFATSVILVLVTGIDAGGIAIYWGQNSDEGTLAETCATGNYDFVNLAFLPTFGNGQTPMINLAGHCDPYSNGCTNLSSDIKSCQAQGIKVILSLGGGAGSYFLASSDDARQVAAYLWNNFLRGQSASRPFGDAILDGIDFDIEGGTNQHWDDLAKYLSGYSQQGKKVYLTAAPQCPFPDAWVGGALKTGLFDYVWVQFYNNPQCQCTDGDITNLEQAWKQWTNDVPATKIFLGLPASPEAAGSGFIPISDLTSQVLPAIKGSAKYGGVMLWSKYYDDQTGYSSAIKNDV